Proteins from one Microscilla marina ATCC 23134 genomic window:
- a CDS encoding Na/Pi cotransporter family protein, translating to MSGSVDFWKFLAGLGIFLIGLFFLEEALKNLAGSSFKKLLRKHTQNPLKAIITGTLVTAVLQSSSVVTLIVLAFVGAGVMSLRNALGVIIGSNLGTTFTGWIVATLGFKVDIEGFAMPFIAIGGLSLIFFKDNKKLSEFGRFFLGFGLLFLGLNFMKASIEQFASGFDLSPYIAYGPYALFLVGFVLTAIIQSSSAAMVITLSALNAGMMPLEAAAAMVIGNDLGTTITILLGGLSGTAAKKQVAMSHFLFNLMTDLTALILLYPLLHLVTKIAGNDNKLMTLVLFHSAFNLLGILLTFPFLGFFARFLENKFKHNDHMVASHINKVTSQVPEVAIAALKSEITHLIELVFVLHLKVLNLKTGLFDFGQGIVGAEGKQAFGEKDYPAVYESLKQLESEIVPFYLKVQNEPLSSEEFSQLNQLIHAARYAMMSAKDFKDIAHNIEEFERSANDSKIALFEFLKGRLHDFYLELHRLLKLTESGKLSTKLPTYIQENQDISAQFLKETYQQINQGDLGETDISSLLSVNREVYNANQHLLLAMQDAASMLAK from the coding sequence ATGAGCGGATCAGTCGATTTCTGGAAGTTTTTAGCTGGGCTAGGCATTTTTCTAATTGGCTTGTTTTTTCTCGAAGAAGCGCTAAAAAATCTGGCGGGAAGTTCATTTAAAAAACTGCTAAGAAAACACACCCAAAACCCGCTTAAGGCAATCATTACGGGTACATTAGTTACAGCAGTGCTACAGAGTAGTTCGGTGGTTACTCTCATAGTGTTGGCGTTTGTAGGTGCAGGAGTAATGAGCCTTCGTAATGCCTTGGGGGTGATTATAGGCTCAAACTTGGGTACTACGTTTACTGGATGGATTGTTGCCACGTTGGGTTTTAAGGTAGACATTGAGGGCTTTGCCATGCCTTTTATTGCCATTGGGGGCTTATCGCTGATATTTTTTAAAGACAACAAAAAACTGAGCGAATTTGGGCGTTTTTTTCTAGGCTTTGGCCTATTGTTTTTGGGGCTTAATTTCATGAAAGCAAGCATCGAACAATTTGCCTCCGGTTTCGATCTGAGCCCTTACATAGCTTATGGTCCTTATGCCTTGTTTTTGGTGGGGTTTGTGCTTACCGCCATTATTCAGTCAAGTTCGGCGGCAATGGTCATTACCCTGAGCGCACTCAATGCTGGGATGATGCCTCTGGAAGCTGCTGCAGCAATGGTCATAGGCAACGACTTAGGCACTACTATTACTATTTTGTTGGGGGGGCTGAGCGGAACTGCGGCAAAAAAACAAGTGGCAATGAGTCATTTCTTGTTTAACCTGATGACCGACCTGACTGCCCTGATACTTTTGTATCCGTTGTTGCACTTGGTAACTAAAATAGCAGGCAACGACAACAAACTCATGACGCTGGTGCTTTTTCATAGTGCGTTCAACTTGTTGGGTATATTACTTACATTTCCATTTTTGGGCTTTTTTGCCCGTTTCCTCGAAAATAAGTTTAAGCACAACGACCACATGGTAGCAAGTCACATCAACAAAGTGACCAGCCAAGTACCAGAAGTTGCCATTGCAGCGCTTAAGAGCGAAATTACCCACCTGATAGAATTGGTGTTTGTGTTGCACCTCAAGGTATTGAACCTAAAGACAGGTTTGTTTGATTTTGGGCAAGGTATTGTAGGTGCTGAAGGAAAGCAAGCGTTTGGCGAAAAAGACTACCCAGCAGTGTATGAGTCGCTCAAGCAGCTAGAAAGCGAAATAGTGCCATTTTATCTGAAAGTACAAAACGAACCACTGAGCAGCGAAGAGTTTAGCCAACTCAACCAATTGATTCACGCGGCAAGATATGCCATGATGTCTGCCAAAGACTTTAAAGACATTGCCCATAATATCGAAGAGTTTGAGCGGTCGGCAAACGATAGCAAAATAGCGTTATTTGAGTTCTTAAAGGGGCGTTTGCACGACTTTTACCTAGAACTGCACCGTTTGCTTAAGTTGACTGAGTCTGGCAAACTATCCACAAAACTACCTACCTATATTCAAGAAAACCAAGATATTAGTGCACAGTTTTTAAAAGAAACCTACCAGCAAATTAATCAGGGAGACTTGGGCGAAACCGATATTTCGTCGTTGCTGAGCGTAAACCGAGAGGTATACAATGCCAACCAACATTTGTTGTTAGCTATGCAAGACGCCGCCTCGATGTTGGCAAAGTAG